Genomic DNA from Triticum dicoccoides isolate Atlit2015 ecotype Zavitan chromosome 4B, WEW_v2.0, whole genome shotgun sequence:
TTCACagaaatggaaaagatatgtggagtGGGCGAAGGAGGACATAGAAAAGAAGACACCGTCCGTGCGTGCGTTCTTTTTAATCACCTGGAACACCAAAAGGCCCGCACCGCCCAATAGGAACTGCACACGTTGACATTGCCATGTTATTTTTTTCCGGAGCGAAAGAGGGGCCACCATTGACCTTGGCACATGCATAACCAGCCCACCACTTCCATTCCATGTGCTCCAGCAAAAGCTACtccattcacacatgcattattaaCCGCTGCATGCATGCGGCACGAACCGGCCGGGCGGGCAAAGCTAGAAAAGCGCAGCCGAACATTGCAGCAACGGGAAAGTGGCAAGGGATCGCCGCCGGCGTGGAGCAGCGGCATTGCGACAACTCACGCCCGTGGTGGTACAAGGCGGCGCCACCACTAGCTGTATTCGCATCGGTCGACGTCGTTTCGGCCGGATGCGCATCGGTTCTCGCTACGCCCCATGCAGATCTCCCGCGTACGACCTATGATCTGCCATGTACGACTGTACCGCTGTACGCGCTCCTCCGTCGATCTTTTCCGCCCATCTTTCCCTTTACATCTTTTGTTGGTGATCGCTCGGAATGATTTGGTTCGTGGGCGGTGCGCTGCGTTTTTCGCCTTTTGTCAGATCGAAAGCTTCTTGTAATCTTGTCCATGGAGACAGAGATGTGATGTGAAGGCAGAGGAGCATAGCCGTATACGTGCGTCCAGTACGAGCCGTCCGCTGGGTGTCGAAGGAACAACATTCCTAGACCGGTGAAGCGCACAGGTAGGTATCACGTCAAAAATGAAAGAAAGGTAAAGTTCACAGGTGGTGCACGGACCGATGACATCAGGTGGAACAACATTGGTACAATGAATATCTCTCAGAGGTCATTTCAAAATAATAAAAAACTCTCAGAGGAAAAAAGAAAGACATTACAGCGAATAAGGTGCGGGCATATTTTAGAATTTAACTTTGATCATCAATTTTAACCAACCAAATGTGAGTTATGCACGTGCGACCAAAGTTATTACCACTGAATTCATATTCGGAAAAAGTTTCCGGTGATATAATTTTGAAGCCACATAACTTGTGGTCTGTTGGTTAATAAAGTGATTGTCAAAGTTATACCTCCAAATGCGTTCATGTCTTGTTCACTGGAATGATGAGAGTAGTAAGCAAAATCCATTGGGGCGTTCATATTTTATTAACTGTCGTTTTTATAGTTCATTTCTGTTTGGGATCTTGTCTCATTAGTAGACACGGATCAGCATATTTAAGAGTTTTGACCATTTGCACCACTTTTTTACATCCAAATTCTGATACGTTCCATATTTAACCTTTTTAGTGGATCTTAGGCATACTTGGTCAAACGTGTAAGGTACATGCATGATTCAGTCGGTCGAGGGCGCTGACCAAATGGTTGTATCTCTGTATGTTCAATGAACATACACTACTAGTACAGTACCTCCTTAAAGACAAGCGTGTATGTTCCCTGCAATTTGTTCAACGGATATGGTGCTTCGGTGCAGGGCTACCGGCCTCCATGCTCCGCCTGGTTGGCCCTTTGATTGGTTCAGCCTCATATCCTCTAAAACGGCCGGCGGCCGTCACGGCCTGAGCCTGGTTGCAGTTTGCAGAGCTGGCGCCGCAAGTTGCCAATGAAACAGCTGACGGAAATTCACTAACATATCACGTGAAGACGACGTCTTCAGTCATCTAATTTGTACAAGTTGGACATTGGGTAATTGGCACCTTGTCCACTCGAATAATTCAGTACGTATATGAGGTCCATTCCATGTCTTTTCGTTGAGCAAGATGCGTATTTCTCCATCATTGCATTCTCTCGTCTGTGGCGGCCAAATTAGTGTTTTGACCTTTTTGTGAAAGTTGGGCTAGATCTGACCCTTTTTCTATCGCCGGGTCGATGGCGGTAGGATATAACTGCCTACCGCCGAGGCCCATGACGCTAGGGGTGACGACGGAGATAGACGGTTGTAGGTCGTTGCTAACGTGGATGAAGAGCCTACCGCCAGACACGATGGCGGAAGGTTGTTATACCCTACCGCCCCACGTGGCTTATAACTGTTTGAACCCTATCGCCGAGGTCGATGGCGGTAGGGTATAACAACCTACCGTCGGGAGCCTCGGTGGTAGGGTTGACGGCAGAGGCGACAAGCGTTTAGCTGCGCTGACGTGGATAAATTTCCTACCGCCATCAACCTCGGCGGTAGGAAAAAGGGCCAGATCCTAAAATTAATCAAACTAGGGCGCAGAAGGGTCAAACAAATATATCTGCTATGTGCTCTCGTCATGAAAATTCATCATCGAACAAacaaatatataatgaattttcacTACTTTTGTTATTTAGTACTATATAGTGatttaaacgcttttatattttttACGGTGGGAATAATAGATTTAATTTCCAAGGGTAAATTAGACTTGCATTCTTGTTGGCATGAACGTCGGCAGTCGGCAGCAACTAGACACTCGATTGGTGTAGCGACTTGCCGACCTGTGCGCAAGCTCGTTCTGACGGCGGTACTAGTCGATCGGCGGTCTAGAGACGAGAcatcgatgtaatttttattattccaGCTTACGATGTTTCGTATTATTGGTGAACTTTTACAATAATAGGTCTGCATTTTGGGGGGAAATGTGCACGCATCGAGTAATGCATGAGGTAGGCGGCAAAATCAACGTCATGTGCATCTATCCGTGCCGCACGATCGATCGCTgtagggctgcccgaagtggcaggCCGAACTATACTAGTTCGCGCATCCCCTATGTCTCGCTCTGCCTGAAAGCACGTCGATTATTCGGCACGCACGCACGCCGTCACGATCTTCTCACGGATAAAACGGAAACGGAAGCCGGCGGCACGACCCCATCATTGCACATGATGCGCAGCGTATGTATGAAAATGGCAAGCCGATGGTAGAATCCGTTATACAGCCAACAATCTGTTAATTCATTGAATAATTACTCAAATCACACTGGAAATACATCACGAGTGCAGTGAAGTAGTACGGTCACGCCGGCCGGAGGCACTGCATGCACCGGGACCAAACGGCGACCcgaccgatcgatcgatcgatcgggggAAAATGAGCGACACATGGGCGGCATGTGTCACAAAAAGCCCGGCATGCATGCAGCCAGCAGCCACTGTGGCCACGGATTAAGGTTGTTATTATCCATCCCATTGGCTAGGCTAACTATCTGGGATTAGTTTAAGCCCAGCAACCCAACTATCGCATTAGCAGCAGTGCAAGTGCAAATGCAAATGCTGGACATGTTTCGTCGGGCGAGCGCACGTGCGATTGATTAGGAGGTGGCAATGCAGTACTGCTCCAGGATGAAGAGCGGCTTCTGCCGCAGCTGCCGGCACCGGCGCACGCTCTGCAGCAGGTCGTGCTTGTCGCCCCTCCGCGACGTGAACAGGAGGAGCTGCTGCGGCTTCCTGTCGGCGGCGGCCAGGGCCGAGGCCGACGACGGGTGGTGCTGTCCGCCgcactcgtcgtcctcctcctcgtcgtcgctgtcgtcgccGTCGACGGGGGTGCGCGGCGCGCCGGTCTCGGTCGACGCCACCGCGACCGCGGCCGCGAGCGTCGTCGTGGAGGAGGGCACCCGGCGCAGCGCTGGGGTTTCGTCGCGCGCGGACGGCTCGGGGTGCGGCGCGTCGGCGTGGCACCGCGCTTCCTCGGAGGTGAAGGTGAAGGGCGTGCTGCCGACGAACTTGTTGATCACGAGCGTCGACCGGTGCACCTTGGCGGCGGCGGGCGCCTGCGGCTGCGAGCTGACCTTCACCTCCACCATGGTTCCTCtgtccaccacctccacctcctcctcgtcttcctcggcctcctcctccacctGCATGGCCACCTCTTGCTCTGGCTCGCACTTGTCCTCCACCACCGGGAAGAAGGACGCCTCGGCCGGCGCGGTGCTCTTGCCCGCCGCGCTCTGGCCACGAGCAGAGCACTCGATGAAGGagaggcggaggcggccgccctggCGGTTCGCCTGGAGGTACCCGCGCGGCCTCACCACCACCGCCTCGACGACGAGGCGGCCGTCCTGGCGGCGCGAGCACATCTTCAAACACGGCCCGTCGCGGCTCGACAtggacggcagcggcggcgggaaCGAGCGGCGCGGCGACCGTCTCCCGCCCGAGGAGTGGTAGTTCACCGCCACGAGCCCGTCTCCCGGGTAGCAGCTTTCTCGCGCGGCACTGCTCTCCCAGAAGGACTCCTCTGCCTCGACGGGCGCCGTCGGCATCGGCGAGCCACCAAAGAAGCAGTCCATGTCGACGGCGTCGAGAGACGCGGTGAAGTCGCCGGAGCCGGTCTCGCAGCCGAGGCTCTCGGTGCAGATCTCGAGGCTCTTCTGGCTCATCGAGCGGCGCACGCGCGGGCTGACGTACGGcttcttggcggcggcggccaCCTTGCTCTCGACCACGTCGGCCTGGATGGCATTCCATATGTCGACCTGCGCAGGCCGGTCGTCGGCCACCGCCGCGGCCGGCTTGTACGGCTCAGCCGGGCGCAGCCAGGCGGGGGTCTCGAACGCCGGCACGGCCGGGCCACGGCACACGGCCACCGACATCTTGGCCTTGCGTGGGAAGACGTGAAGTGGCGGCGGTAGCGAAAGGCTGCTCCCTGTGGAGAAGCAAGATCAGAAAAGAGGTGAGCAAGAGATGAACGGCTTGCGGTGCATGCATTTCTCGACTTAAAAAAAACATGCAAGGGCCAGAAGAGCAGGCGCTGTGGCAGCTTTCTTACCTCAAGGAACGTCAATAGAGAAGGCGTAGAAAAAACTTGTTTTCTGAGAGTTGGGAGGTGTTGTTTCGGGAGGCGATCACTGGCTGGTCTTCTTGTTTTTGACACAAGACAGAAGCTGCTCTGTTGCTGGCATGTATGATTTGGTTTGCTGAGCTCCGAGGGCTATTTGTAGGCGGGGGAAAGGGGAGGAGAATGGGTGGCATTGGCCGTCCAAGGCCAAAGGAGAGGGGGGCCATGCTCCCGCACTACTTGCCTCCGCCACCATGCTTTGTTTTCCTTCACCTTTTTCGCAAGTTACACTTTGGCATTCTCTTTTGCTAAAATTCATTTTGTTATTTCTTATTGCAGTTTAGGTGCACGTCAGTCGCCTGAATTTGAAAGAGGATCCGTCGATTCTATGGGAAGGAAGCAACAGCCAAAATAAAAAGCACCACCACACCATGTTTTGTTTCAGTGTGCTCTCAAAATACGACAGAGCAATAGATGTTAGCTACTACCACCACACACTTTTCTATTTCATATTCCCCTTTTTGAATACTGATGTACTAGTCATCTCAAAGTAAAAATTACCAAGGTCTAGAAAAAAGACTACCTATCCATGATACACAAATTTTGGCTGTTGTTTTTCTACTGCATTTTAGTACAAGAATGATGCATTAATAATACAATGATTTTTATAATAAGAAGTCTAGGAATGATATTTTGAAAACGCCGCTAGAATTCTCTTGGTTTATAACATTTTTCTAAAAGAAGGATAAACCCCGGCATCTGCATCATTATGATGCACACAATGCATTTGCATACTAGAATTCCTTGTTGCTTTGCATGGTTTGAAACGGAAGATTTTTTTTCCATCAACTGCTTATTCGATCACCAGGCAGATGGTTAATTGGTTGGAAAGTAAAACATGTAGCCTATAGGGGTAGAATATAAACTTTTCCATGATGAGAAAATGAACTGTTTAATATGTGCTCCGTTGGAGTTGGAATATTCTCAATGCCCCAATTGTGTTTTCTTTATCATAAAACTTTCTCTTGTTCTTACATAGTGCTTTAGGTAAATATGACATGGCGAGATTCCAATTTGTTTGCATCTCCATACAAGAACAGAATTTTCTTTCGTCATTGTTGGGTTTGAAATGACAATCACCCACATTCACTACAAGTCCTTACTAGAGTGGAGAAAGAATGGATGAAATAAAATTATATCTCCTTTTGGTTCTTTTCATACGTGTCTTTCATCGGCATGAATGATATTTATATGTTTGTACACATCTTCTATTATGTCACCCTTCTTGCTCATTAAGTGGAATGGAGATGCCATTCCTAGGCTCATAGATTTGTCGGATGGTGCATGTGTCTTCTCAATGTTTTGTTACTCAATTTATTAATAATTCTTATTTGAAATGTACCAAAAACAAATTAGCGGAGAAACCCGTACAAAACTCAAAGTTGTGTGCATGTAATACTCTTGTTTTTTAGTACTCTCTGTACTACAAAGAAGTACAGGTCACCTTGAAACTTTATTGCTCACGTGCTAACTTTGAGGGTGTATAACTTAAGACAAAAATTAGACTCCCTCCATTACTTTATATAAAGTTTTTTTTATTAAAAATAACATTGACCTAATTTAAAGAAAAAAACTATCAAAAGCAACAATactaattaaaaataaaaataaatttaattatGGATCTAGTTATATTCAACtagtatgattttttttccatAAACTTGGTCAAAGATAGAAAAAATGACTTATAAAATAATACACCTTAGAAAAAGAATAGAGGGGGGGGTTAGAATTTTGCCCATATTACAAAAATTAGGCCATATTTACCTTGTAGCTATGAACTTGtgacttttttaaaaaaaattgatttttttttctcgAACCAAAAAATGAATCCCACATGTTAAGATGACATGACAATCGACTTGAGATAATATGAAATGTATTCACTAGAGGCATCGGGCAATATCCTACATGGCATGGGAGCACTGTGTCATGGCAAACTACACCTATTTGCCATATATTTTCACATAATTCGGTGCAATTTGATGAATTGGGAGAGACCCGTGACAATTTTGCCCCCCCCCCAATGCACATACATGGTTGGGTTGCCCCGTTAGCTACCATGCAATCTTAACAAGCGTCGAGTTTGGTAGTAAATAATAAAATAGGGTAAAATATGTCATGTGGTCAGAACTAAGTGTGGAATTTAACAAGATAGATGAAATATAGTAAAATTTACCCCAAAGTCACAATCAAAAAGTAAATGGGTGAAAAATACTGGAAGCTAGAATAACAATTGGAATATGAAACCCTAAACGAAATTGCATGGTCTACATGCGTAGATGAATTTCAAAGCAAATTAAGTAGTTGGTCGTGTTCTTGGTTGTCTATGATTCATTCTTCCTCACTAAACTTCCACGTGTGCCCTTGATGGAAGAGTTTCTTTTTAGATATCCAAAATTTAGCCTCTATGGCTCATACCTTTACTCGTTTTGTTTCGCTAGAAAATGGACGGATTGAAGACAATTGATGTCAAACTAAACTTACCAGCCATACATCCAAGCTAACTACTTTGGCAGCCATCCTTCTAACTAATAGCTCATATGGATAATCTTCCACACCCTCTTTACCGGTCTTTGAGCCAAGATTATAGCCATCATCGATAACAGTTGGACACCCCCCTATCATCGTCCAGAACCCTCAGACATCTACTATGTATAGCTCGTGCTCATGCACCCTTGTATCTTTGGCATTTGCCACTCTTTATGTGCTCCTGCAAGGCTGAAACCACGCCTCTCCACTATCATTCATGTTGATATGACATTATGCAACACCACGTTAATGTCGCTCTTGTTGCTTtctaaaaggatcgagaagaggtgtctagaaggggtgtgattagaccctcaacaagcaaagatggcagtttttaagtttttcaagttgaggttggaaattagcacaatttcaaacattcacaatacaattcaagcaagcatgcaaagaacatatgagcagcggaaagtaaagcatgcaacttgcaagaaagtaagggatgggattggagtgtgcaaacacaattggagacacgaagatttttggcgtggttccgataggtggaggtaccatcatcgagttgaacgtgtgttgaacgcggaggtaccgtaggttcggtgcttggatcggttggatcgtgaagtcgtttgactacatcaactgcgctaactaaacgcttccgctttcggtctacgagggtacgtggacacactctcccctctcgttgctatgcatctcctagatagatcttgcgtgatcgtagatttttttttgaaattaccacgttccccaacatccccaacggtcaactctctctcacagattttgctatggtggaaagatgatttgagtggaaagcaacttgggaaggctagagatcaagaatcttgtggttggaatggaatatcttggtctcaacacatgagtaggtggttctctctcagaaaatcaatgctggaagtgtaggcacgttctgatggctctcctcacaaatgaagaatgggtggaggggtatatatatcctccacacaaaatctagctgttacacacaaattcccaaacttggtgggaccgaatggtaaaactcggtcagaccgattcaggtcaaaatgtgAGTGTTAgagttttcagtgggaccgacaaggtcaactcggtgggaccgattgcaggggttagggtaaaacctcaactcggtttgaccgattactcagactcggtgagaccaattttggtattaagcaaactaagtattggtcaagcaaactcggtgggaccgattgcacaatCTCAGTGAGACTGAAATTGTTGCAATTGGTAACAggaagtttgcaagcccatctcggtgagaccgagatcccatcggtgagaccg
This window encodes:
- the LOC119294778 gene encoding protein FAF-like, chloroplastic: MSVAVCRGPAVPAFETPAWLRPAEPYKPAAAVADDRPAQVDIWNAIQADVVESKVAAAAKKPYVSPRVRRSMSQKSLEICTESLGCETGSGDFTASLDAVDMDCFFGGSPMPTAPVEAEESFWESSAARESCYPGDGLVAVNYHSSGGRRSPRRSFPPPLPSMSSRDGPCLKMCSRRQDGRLVVEAVVVRPRGYLQANRQGGRLRLSFIECSARGQSAAGKSTAPAEASFFPVVEDKCEPEQEVAMQVEEEAEEDEEEVEVVDRGTMVEVKVSSQPQAPAAAKVHRSTLVINKFVGSTPFTFTSEEARCHADAPHPEPSARDETPALRRVPSSTTTLAAAVAVASTETGAPRTPVDGDDSDDEEEDDECGGQHHPSSASALAAADRKPQQLLLFTSRRGDKHDLLQSVRRCRQLRQKPLFILEQYCIATS